caTGTTGGGTTCGGTTGCAGGTTAATGACGAATTTCTTTTCGGAACCTATTTGCCTATTATGGTTCTATTGATCTCTAGAAGGCTTAGACCTTTCTATCAATCTATAGATCACACTCCCtgctaattattattttcttctttggGTTATTATTATCCAAAGCTTAGGCTTCTTTGGCATGGGCATCAGGTCATGTATAATCAGCTTGCAACATGGGTGGTTTATGGGATTCTTGAAGACAAGCATGGGGAGTTTTTCATTAGCAGGTTACTCAATGtcaattttaacttttagttTATGCTGTTGGATATGCATGTATGCATCCTGATGCATGTATATTGTATTGTATCTCGTGTCACAATTATAGGGGCACACCAGTAAAAGGTGTCCTATAACTTGTATTGCAAGTATGGTTAATTTGTGATTATACTAAGAAATAGTTTTTCATTTCGAATCCGAGAGTTCAAAAATTTGTGAAGGcctttatgaaaaataattttacaattgatTAATCATGCTACTGTGTTGGATATATAGAATTATTATTGGTACCAGTTACACTCATATATTATCAAAATGAATGTAGCTCgcatataatttttaataatttatgtttaatgCCATTCTAACAATAATTTGCCACCGAATAATCAGTGATTATTTTCTTTATGCTTGTATTGTACACTTATGGGAAAACCTAAAATCAAAAGGATGTAAAGAAGAAAGGTAGGTGATGAAGACAAATAAAAGTATGAAAATTTTCAAGTAAATCTAATCAGTCTTTATGACCCCCATCATCTCCcccaataaaatatataaagctACATGGGTCAAATTTGATATCCATTCATGCAAACTAATTTATCTAAGATATTAGTTTATCgtttccatttttttaaaactttgttATTCTTTGGTAGCATTGATTATATCTGACTTCTTTGGTTCTAAAGTATGATACTTGCAATTGCTTTGTAATTCTGTTCTTGACCCGATCACATATTTTTCAGGCAAGAAGGTAGGGATGTAGAGAATAGCTCATCTCATCCAGAAATATCTGAAAAGTTGGCACGCTTGTCAACTAACAATGCATCTTTAACTGATTGGCACATGGGCTTTCATATCTCTTTGGTATTTCCTTTTACTATCAGCAAATTATTGACAGGTCACATGGAGTCCATTTCCTTTATGATGAAaatgtttgaatttttaatgtttgtagCTCATTTTTCTTTAATGGAAGTCCATGTATGTTTCTTTAACGAATgttctttttttctcttttccatTTTGATATCCAGAGTTCTTATTGTCCTTCACTTTAAAATAACATGTTACAAAATGTTCATACAACTAATTCTGTTTTGCAGGATATGCTGCCAGAATATATACCTATGCGTGTTGCAGAATCAATTCTTTTTGCTGGAAAAGCTGTCAGGGTTCTGCGGAATCCAAGTCCTTCATTCCTGTCTCGGGATGCTGCGTATCCTCAAGTGCCTAAAAGCTTTCAGAAAATACATGGATTCGCAGGGCGTTTTAATTTTCAAAGAGAGCCTGTAAATAATACCGGAATGGGAGAAGAAGATTTGCTTCCACAATCTGAGGCAGATAAGATTGAAAATATGCTTCTGGACCTAAAGGTTTGGTGTCCTTCCAATTCACTGCATCATATCAGTGCTGATTTTCCGAAGCCTTTTTTTTAAGTAGTGCAATTGTTGCTGACCTTTTTTTGGTTTATTTCTTCAGTTCTAACTTCTAACTGACTCATGAGTAATGGTTGTTATTCAGCTTTTCCTTCACCCTAACATTTCTGATTAGTTTTAAGGTGTCTATTGTTAACTTCTTGCAGGAGTCATCTGAATTTCATAAAAGATCATTTGAATGTGCCGTGGACTCTATTCAGGCTATTGCAGCCAGTCATCTATGGCAGGTCTTAAGATAAATATTTGGTTCATATGTTCGTTAGTTTTGGCGCATTTATGTTCAGAGCTGTAAACTTCTATTCCATCCTTGTCTGCAGCTTGTGGTTGTACGAGCTGACTTGAATGGTCACCTGAAGGCTTTGAAAGACTATTTTCTTTTGGCAAAAGGAGACTTCTTCCAGGTAAAGCATGAACTATGATCTATACTAAAGTTTAGACTAGCATATGTTTGCCACATTTGCTCTTTTTGTTTAGTGTTTAGGAAAatattcattatattttaagtttgaCACTTGTTTGAGTGAAAGTGATGAAGAACaaacatttaggttttttttttagggGGTAAGAGGTGTGGAGGAATTGGAGTTTTGAACATATGATACCTATCCACGAGATACTAATTTCTgtgatatgtttttttattgagtTGTATTAACCCTTGAAAACAGTCATGAGTTTTATCGTAGTTCTTGTATGCGTCATGCATATGTCTACTGTGATATCATGGCATGACGTTTAACTAATCATACTGTATTTGTAAGTACTTCTAATCAGTCAGTATGTATTATGTGTAAGTTGTTTTGGTTTACTTATTATTCTCATAGTAGTTTGAGACTTTGAGTAATTTGTAAAAAGCGAATAGGCATGTATTTCCCCTACTATCCCTTAATCTCTATCATCTACTTTGTTCTTTATTTTGGAATTATCTCACTTGGATTGAATTGTAAAGAATATTATCTACAATCGGCAAATTGACTCGAATTTATGAACTAATAAGTAATTCAATTAATAGATAGGAGATTTTGCAAATTAGTTTAAACTATAAACTGCAACATCAACATCGGTAGTTCTTACTTCTTCCTCTATATTATGTGACTTAAATATGCATCATTTACTCACTGCGGCTCAAACTTCAGTTTCTATGAACTATGAAGTTATACTGACATCTTTGGTTTACTTATGATTTTCTGTGTAGTGTTTTCTTGAGGAAAGCAGACAGTTAATGCGGTTGCCACCTCGTCAgtcaactgctgaagctgatCTTATGGTTCCGTTTCAGCTGGTTCGTTTAACTTATGATTTTATGGCTCAATGTCACTCACATATCAGTTACATAAGCACATTCGTTTTTAGACCTACCAACAAAAGGTTAATGCAATTTCTCTGCAATGCAGGCTTCACTAAAAACTATTGGTGAAGAAGACAAATATTTCTCTAAAGTGTCCTTGCGGTTAGACTCCATATTCATTATCGTTCTTCATATTTGGTTGTTGTGAACTATATGCCCTACAATGTCCTTTTCATCTTCCAGGATGCCATCTTTTGGAATCACTGTTAAACCTTCCCAGTTAGATTTACCAAAGGCAACCTCTGCTGGTGCAGATGGTATCTCTGGTGCTTCAGTTTCAAATGCTTCAGAAATGTCAGTTGATGGTTGGGATGGTATTGCTCTTGAGTATTCTGTTGATTGGCCTTTGCATTTGTTCTTTACGCAAGAAGTCCTCTCTAAGTAAGATACTACTGCTATTATCCTACTGTCAAGGACGGGTTCTTTTCTCTTCGTAGTTATTTTAGATACACACGTTCTAACTAGAAAGTGTCATGACCTCATTGCAAACCAATTGTGCAAGATGTATAGGGGAAATGTCTTCTGGAAGCATTAGTTTACTTTTATTCTAAACAAATCATGACCATTGGATCTTAGCTGACATAACTGGTTAACTCTTAAAAGTTGCATGACTTTCTGTTTCAATCATGAAGATTTATGCATTATTTAGTAGTCAAGATTTGCCTCATCACTCTCATGATAAAACAATTTTGTGGCATGTATGTTGATAAACTCATGCTATGATTAACACTTCTAACAGGTATCTTAGAGTATTCCAATACTTACTGCGGCTCAAACGAACACAAATGGAGTTGGAGAAGTTATGGGCATCTGTAATGCATCAATATCACAgtaattttgccaaaaataaaaaGGACCAAAACAAGAGCTCAATGACACAGCAGAGAGATCAAAGATTTCGATCAATGTGGCGTGTTAGAGAACATATGGCA
The genomic region above belongs to Cicer arietinum cultivar CDC Frontier isolate Library 1 chromosome 4, Cicar.CDCFrontier_v2.0, whole genome shotgun sequence and contains:
- the LOC101489072 gene encoding gamma-tubulin complex component 4 homolog — translated: MLHELLLALLGYTGDLIIDRRDNLSAETPISDECTFKLAPHISFIDPSDRELIERIITLGFYYRELERFSAKSRNLNWIRSENVNPLEIREKHSVYRRALANGIVEILSVYSSSILHIEQLLLSETMPILATVTQGLNKFFTLLPPLYELILEIERADIRGGQLLNLLHKRCHCGVPELQTCIQRLLWHGHQVMYNQLATWVVYGILEDKHGEFFISRQEGRDVENSSSHPEISEKLARLSTNNASLTDWHMGFHISLDMLPEYIPMRVAESILFAGKAVRVLRNPSPSFLSRDAAYPQVPKSFQKIHGFAGRFNFQREPVNNTGMGEEDLLPQSEADKIENMLLDLKESSEFHKRSFECAVDSIQAIAASHLWQLVVVRADLNGHLKALKDYFLLAKGDFFQCFLEESRQLMRLPPRQSTAEADLMVPFQLASLKTIGEEDKYFSKVSLRMPSFGITVKPSQLDLPKATSAGADGISGASVSNASEMSVDGWDGIALEYSVDWPLHLFFTQEVLSKYLRVFQYLLRLKRTQMELEKLWASVMHQYHSNFAKNKKDQNKSSMTQQRDQRFRSMWRVREHMAFLIRNLQFYIQVDVIESQWNILQSHIQDSHDFTELVGFHQEYLSALISQTFLDIGSVSRILDGIMKLCLQFCWNIENQDNFSNTSELEHIAEEFNKKSNSLYTILRSSRLAGSQRTPFLRRFLLRLNLNSFFEATAKGVLNVVRPRPTLPGLNQQ